A genomic region of Venturia canescens isolate UGA chromosome 9, ASM1945775v1, whole genome shotgun sequence contains the following coding sequences:
- the Bin1 gene encoding histone deacetylase complex subunit SAP18 produces MTSVLESMVVDEKQLPEKPVDREKTCPLLLRVFCNTGRHHNIMDYSRGNVPSNELQIYTWMDATLREITGLVKEVNPDARNKGTYFDFSLVTPELRNAGYRMREIGVTCSGQKGADDNKTLSQARFTIGDYLDISITPPNRMMQPAIRRGGLRQY; encoded by the exons atgacttccgTGTTAGAATCAATGGTTGTGGACGAAAAACAATTACCAGAAAAGCCTGTAGACAGAGAAAAG ACGTGCCCTCTTCTGCTTCGTGTTTTTTGTAATACTGGTCGTCACCACAACATCATGGATTATAGCAGGGGAAACGTTCCTTCCAATGAACTCCAAATTTATACATG GATGGATGCAACCCTCAGGGAAATAACAGGCCTTGTCAAAGAAGTAAATCCTGATGCTCGCAACAAAGGAACGTACTTTGACTTTTCTTTGGTAACGCCAGAATTGAGAAACGCTGGGTATAGAATGCGAGAAATTGGTGTCACGTGTTCAGGACAAAAAGGAGCAGATGATAACAAGACGCTTTCTCAAGCCAG ATTCACAATTGGTGACTATTTGGATATTTCCATAACCCCACCAAACCGAATGATGCAACCGGCTATACGACGAGGTGGACTCAGACAATATTAA